A window from Zingiber officinale cultivar Zhangliang chromosome 7A, Zo_v1.1, whole genome shotgun sequence encodes these proteins:
- the LOC122001699 gene encoding uncharacterized protein LOC122001699: MCIVSILLVKKGPLQILPVRGSGAFQFPHANEAAASFHCITANTIDLISYRYFSSDISMELVYCQHGTCISTKSILAYEIWKMASEFTNLKYSRVEIDEVRFE, encoded by the exons ATGTGTATTGTATCTATTCTACTTGTCAAAAAGGGTCCCCTTCAAATTTTGCCTGTCAGAGGATCAGGTGCTTTTCAATTTCCACA TGCCAATGAAGCTGCTGCCAGTTTTCATTGCATCACCGCCAACACGATCGATCTAATCAGCTATAGATATTTTTCA AGTGATATCAGCATGGAACTTGTATATTGCCAGCATGGAACTTGTATATCTACAAAAagcattcttgcttatgagatttggaagatggcatcagag tttacaaatctcaagtactccagagttgaaattgatgaagtgcggttcgagtga